In Ignavibacteriales bacterium, a single genomic region encodes these proteins:
- the dacB gene encoding D-alanyl-D-alanine carboxypeptidase/D-alanyl-D-alanine-endopeptidase: protein MNATTISRLCSFHRSSRFQQLTLLALSALFAGCAVFFPNSRPSDPVEGLRYDISRVLSDSIFIPARPSIKVISLDRKEVLFERDSKILTRPASNMKLVTSASALGVLGKNYVFKTPVLAESTATDGVLGGNLYLKGLGNPDLVTSDLDSLAGLVKLAGIRSVAGGVCVDVSFFDDEYWGYGWNWDDEPYSYAAFITPLAVNDNCVVVTVTPGVSSGDSVQVVVDPATPYITVLNKARTVQDSIVHPLVVTRLFKERLNTVLVDGEMRVNAKPTERTISVWKPELYAATLFTEALQRKGIQVGKAPSAGTAPTTSTEIAALSHGIDSTIVNMNKVSDNLSAEMLLKTLGTTSGGTPGSAQGGAYVAHRFLSSLGIDTATFNIADGSGLSYHDLLTAEMLCQLLEGMSLQKELFPLFRASLPIAGVDGTLRNRMKKTPAEGNLRAKTGTISGVSSLSGYVQTLDGEVLAFSMTMQNFIFPTRLYQRAQDRIGALLAGFSRIGRTASLPSN, encoded by the coding sequence TTGAACGCCACAACGATTTCCCGACTATGCTCATTCCATCGTTCTTCACGGTTTCAGCAACTTACCCTCCTTGCTCTCTCGGCACTCTTTGCCGGCTGTGCCGTGTTCTTTCCGAACAGCAGGCCAAGTGATCCCGTCGAAGGGCTTCGGTACGACATCAGCCGGGTGCTTTCCGACTCAATCTTCATCCCAGCCAGACCAAGTATCAAGGTCATTTCACTCGACAGGAAAGAAGTCCTCTTCGAGCGCGACAGCAAGATTCTCACACGCCCCGCTTCAAACATGAAGCTGGTGACCTCCGCCTCGGCCCTCGGTGTTCTCGGCAAAAACTACGTCTTCAAGACTCCCGTCCTTGCAGAATCGACTGCGACCGACGGCGTTCTGGGTGGGAACTTGTATCTGAAGGGGCTGGGGAATCCCGACCTCGTTACGTCCGATCTCGACTCGCTGGCCGGCCTGGTCAAATTGGCCGGTATCAGATCCGTCGCGGGCGGAGTATGCGTTGACGTGTCTTTTTTCGATGACGAATACTGGGGATATGGCTGGAATTGGGATGACGAGCCGTATTCGTACGCCGCATTCATCACCCCTCTGGCAGTCAATGACAACTGCGTTGTCGTAACTGTAACACCCGGCGTTTCTTCGGGAGATTCTGTGCAGGTCGTCGTAGATCCAGCGACTCCATACATTACCGTTTTGAACAAAGCGAGAACCGTGCAAGACAGCATCGTGCACCCCCTCGTTGTCACACGCCTTTTCAAAGAGCGCCTTAACACCGTTCTCGTCGATGGGGAAATGCGCGTCAACGCAAAACCAACGGAACGCACAATCAGTGTCTGGAAACCTGAACTCTACGCAGCGACCCTTTTCACGGAAGCTCTCCAACGAAAAGGAATTCAAGTCGGAAAGGCACCTTCCGCTGGCACGGCCCCGACAACCAGCACTGAAATTGCGGCACTTTCTCACGGCATCGATTCGACCATCGTCAACATGAACAAAGTGAGCGACAATCTCTCTGCGGAGATGTTGCTGAAGACGCTTGGCACCACAAGCGGCGGAACCCCCGGGAGCGCTCAAGGGGGCGCCTACGTCGCTCACCGGTTCCTCAGTTCTCTCGGAATCGACACCGCGACATTCAACATCGCTGACGGCTCCGGACTCTCGTATCACGATCTCCTGACAGCGGAGATGCTGTGCCAACTCCTTGAAGGCATGTCGCTGCAGAAAGAACTTTTTCCCCTTTTTCGCGCATCGCTCCCCATCGCCGGGGTCGATGGGACGCTGCGCAACCGGATGAAGAAAACACCGGCGGAGGGAAACTTGCGGGCGAAGACCGGAACAATCAGCGGCGTGAGTTCGCTTTCGGGCTACGTTCAGACGCTTGACGGGGAGGTGCTCGCTTTTTCCATGACCATGCAGAACTTCATTTTTCCGACACGGCTCTATCAGCGAGCACAGGACAGGATCGGAGCACTCCTCGCAGGATTCAGCCGCATCGGTCGAACCGCCTCCCTCCCGTCCAACTAG
- the prmA gene encoding 50S ribosomal protein L11 methyltransferase gives MKKKQWIEVSITTPAPYQELLVGQLASIGFQGFLQEGDSLSCYAPLARWKNRTNRELETLLHNFGEEFKGRHFSWKSRIIGEKNWNETWEKSIRIVEATSRIIIKPSWRKLRKKDKGKIVLHIDPKMAFGTGHHETTRLSLTLLEEYLHAGDNVLDFGCGTGILAIAAIKLGAKSALAVDNDPWAIENVTESISRNRVNRRVTALEGDGTKLPKHSYDLIIANIDLPTITATLKYLVKRLKNQGLIILSGLLVTDLDNFMNLISHQGIVPLEIVNENEWVAIALTRADAFNNN, from the coding sequence ATGAAGAAGAAGCAATGGATTGAAGTCTCTATCACAACTCCCGCCCCGTATCAGGAACTCCTGGTCGGGCAGCTGGCATCAATCGGGTTCCAGGGATTTCTCCAGGAGGGAGATTCCTTATCATGCTATGCTCCTTTGGCGCGGTGGAAGAACCGAACGAACCGGGAATTGGAAACACTCCTCCACAATTTCGGGGAGGAATTCAAAGGACGCCACTTCTCCTGGAAGAGCCGGATCATCGGCGAGAAGAATTGGAATGAGACGTGGGAAAAGAGCATCAGGATTGTGGAAGCGACGTCCCGGATCATTATCAAACCCTCGTGGCGCAAGCTCAGGAAGAAGGACAAGGGAAAGATCGTCCTGCACATCGATCCGAAAATGGCGTTTGGGACCGGCCACCACGAAACGACGCGCCTCTCGCTCACGCTGCTGGAGGAGTATCTCCATGCCGGGGACAATGTTCTGGACTTCGGATGCGGCACCGGCATTCTGGCGATCGCCGCCATCAAGTTGGGGGCCAAGTCGGCACTCGCGGTCGACAACGACCCGTGGGCAATCGAGAATGTGACGGAGAGCATTTCGAGGAACAGGGTCAACCGGCGGGTAACAGCACTTGAAGGGGACGGCACAAAGCTGCCGAAGCACTCCTACGACCTCATCATCGCGAACATAGATCTCCCGACGATTACCGCGACGCTGAAATACCTGGTGAAGCGATTGAAAAACCAGGGATTGATCATACTTTCGGGTCTGCTCGTCACGGACCTCGACAACTTCATGAACCTCATTTCTCACCAGGGCATTGTTCCGCTGGAAATCGTCAACGAGAACGAGTGGGTTGCCATCGCACTGACGAGAGCCGATGCGTTTAACAACAATTGA
- a CDS encoding M28 family peptidase produces MSASQTRPAPPRLSQQTIPAFDGDRAYAYLTKQTRFGPRSPGSSGHAKCLSYLLTELRRYTERVESQTFVSTLPDGKNVDLTNLIASFNTRAVSRVFISAHWDTRLWADQDPDKNNRGKPISGANDGASGVAVILELARQLRASLPSAGVDLILFDGEDLGKTGKPESFSAGSKYFASHMPAGFRPEFGINIDMIGDRSLKIFREQNSERLAPEVQNLVFGTAKILGITQFVDSPGEEITDDHLPLNGAGIPTIDLIDFSYPDDSNKYWHTLADTPDKCSAESLAAVGNVLMHVLYSHTSLKSKQP; encoded by the coding sequence GTGTCTGCGTCCCAAACGCGGCCGGCACCGCCCCGCCTGTCACAACAGACCATCCCCGCGTTCGACGGAGATAGGGCTTACGCCTATCTCACGAAGCAGACCCGGTTTGGCCCGCGAAGCCCGGGATCTTCGGGCCACGCGAAGTGTTTATCGTACCTTCTCACCGAGCTGCGGCGATACACGGAGAGAGTCGAATCGCAGACATTCGTTTCCACACTTCCTGATGGGAAGAACGTTGACCTCACGAACCTGATCGCGTCCTTCAACACACGTGCGGTGAGTCGTGTTTTTATTTCTGCGCACTGGGACACGAGATTGTGGGCCGATCAGGATCCGGACAAGAATAACAGGGGCAAACCGATCTCCGGTGCCAACGACGGAGCCAGCGGAGTCGCGGTCATACTCGAACTCGCCCGGCAGCTGCGAGCAAGCCTTCCCTCGGCCGGCGTAGACCTCATACTCTTCGACGGCGAGGATCTGGGGAAGACAGGAAAGCCCGAAAGCTTTTCGGCGGGATCGAAGTATTTCGCTTCCCACATGCCCGCCGGGTTCCGTCCGGAGTTCGGCATCAACATCGACATGATTGGAGACCGCTCGCTGAAGATATTCCGGGAGCAGAATTCGGAGAGGCTTGCTCCCGAAGTGCAAAACCTCGTCTTCGGAACGGCGAAGATTCTGGGAATCACGCAGTTTGTCGATTCTCCCGGCGAGGAAATCACGGATGATCATCTTCCTCTCAACGGGGCCGGGATTCCCACGATCGATCTGATTGATTTTTCATATCCCGACGATTCCAACAAGTACTGGCACACGCTCGCTGACACTCCGGACAAGTGCAGCGCCGAAAGCCTTGCTGCCGTCGGGAACGTACTTATGCACGTATTGTATTCCCACACTTCACTAAAATCGAAACAGCCATGA